The genomic segment TCGGTCACAGTTCTGTCATCCAAGTGTACCAAGTGCGGAAACCAAGATAGCACGTACAACCTGTTTAGAAGTTTAACGCAATAATTGCGacaaataatcaaataagagaaattatttttctatgatctaatatgtaattaaaggAAATATCTTCTCATACCTATATCGAATATAATCACAGAAATCTCCACCGTTAAGGTAACTAGGTGCCGCTTCGTTTCCCATAAGAGACAAGTATTTAAGGTTCGGTACGCTTCTATGGAGATTCTTGATAAAGggatatagattttttatacagTTATGATTCAACCAAAGAAGCTCGAGGTTTGGTATATTTGGAAATACAGTGATATCATCTATTTTATTGTGATCCAAATTGACAGACCTTAAATTGTCGAACTCTGATAAAAACTGCAAGTTTCTGAAATGCCAAAGCAATTCGTTTTAACTTTACTGAATGTATTATCATGTAACAAATATAGCTTTGTCTCTTTCACAAATCTTACTGTCACTAATGTCAGATATATACTTACCTACTAAACATGTTGTTACTGATATCTAAATGTTGTATAGTA from the Temnothorax longispinosus isolate EJ_2023e unplaced genomic scaffold, Tlon_JGU_v1 HiC_scaffold_448, whole genome shotgun sequence genome contains:
- the LOC139824573 gene encoding leucine-rich melanocyte differentiation-associated protein-like isoform X2, translating into MTCLGTLVFADKHFRQSSTSDDLSKNQVDSLSLAYEDLFTMPYNIIQDYSLTIQHLDISNNMFSRNLQFLSEFDNLRSVNLDHNKIDDITVFPNIPNLELLWLNHNCIKNLYPFIKNLHRSVPNLKYLSLMGNEAAPSYLNGGDFCDYIRYRLYVLSWFPHLVHLDDRTVTEQQLLQAKKLFRRSLLEDFVVVPECIKDLHNKMAVCSKPSASDKQRVLNGTNLIV